A DNA window from Trichosurus vulpecula isolate mTriVul1 chromosome 2, mTriVul1.pri, whole genome shotgun sequence contains the following coding sequences:
- the LOC118836219 gene encoding olfactory receptor 2G6-like, with amino-acid sequence MKQNSSQEGFVLLGFSDKPQLETVLFVVILVFYILNLVGNMTVILASCLDLKLHTPMYFFLTNLSFVDLSMTTCIAPQLLVTMGKKDKTVSYSACVVQLYVAMGLGSTECILLVVMAYDRYAAVCRPLHYAVIMHPRLCLSLAATAWLSGLVTSLIQCSLTIQLPLCGHNQLDHIFCEVPVLIKLACVDTTFNEAQLFVASVVFLVVPVSLILVSYSYITQAILNIKSASGRRKAFGTCSSHLVVVIIFYGTIIFMYLQPVKSSSKDQGKFVSLFYTVVTPLLNPLIYTLRNKDVKGALRKLVLGKTLVSEKL; translated from the coding sequence ATGAAGCAAAACAGTTCCCAGGAGGGCTTTGTTCTCTTGGGCTTCTCTGACAAGCCCCAGTTAGAGACTGTTCTTTTTGTAGTTATCTTGGTCTTCTACATCTTGAACCTAGTGGGCAATATGACCGTCATATTAGCGTCCTGCTTAGACCTCAAACTGCACACCCCGATGTATTTCTTCCTTACCAATCTGTCCTTTGTAGACCTCTCCATGACCACTTGCATTGCCCCACAGTTATTGGTCACcatgggaaaaaaagacaagactGTGAGCTACAGTGCTTGTGTGGTACAACTCTATGTGGCCATGGGGTTGGGATCCACTGAGTGCATTCTCTTAGTTGTCATGGCCTATGACCGCTATGCAGCAGTCTGCCGCCCCCTCCACTATGCAGTCATCATGCATCCTAGACTCTGCCTGTCACTGGCTGCCACAGCATGGCTCAGTGGCCTTGTCACCTCTCTGATCCAGTGCTCTCTCACTATACAGCTCCCCCTGTGTGGTCACAACCAGCTTGACCACATCTTCTGTGAGGTGCCAGTGTTGATCAAGCTGGCATGTGTAGATACTACTTTTAATGAGGCCCAACTCTTTGTAGCCAGTGTGGTCTTTCTTGTGGTGCCTGTCTCTCTCATCCTGGTCTCCTATAGTTATATCACCCAGGCCATATTGAACATCAAATCTGCATCAGGACGTCGTAAAGCATTTGGGACATGTTCTTCTCACCTGGTAGTTGTAATCATCTTCTATGGGACCATCATCTTCATGTATCTCCAGCCAGTTAAAAGTAGTTCCAAAGACCAGGGGAAGTTTGTCTCCCTCTTCTACACTGTGGTCACACCTCTGTTAAATCCCCTTATCTATACCCTGAGGAATAAGGATGTGAAAGGAGCACTAAGAAAGTTGGTACTTGGGAAGACTCTTGTGTCAGAGAAGTTGTGA